In Moorella sp. Hama-1, a single genomic region encodes these proteins:
- a CDS encoding stalk domain-containing protein, with product MKRLLLITLIVMATLAAGFPLPALAQEPGGQIPVLVDGLPVTFDVPPVIQEERTLVPFRAVAAALNVQVNWDGNTRTVSATDGKNAIRLQVGNQTAYRNNSPILLDVAPQIISGRTLIPLRFFSEAFGCQVNWDDAINGVRITSPPKEMAVIGFYALGDPKTGTSSWTDLFGKPYPETAVGNTDVVRELALGWYSVDKDGNLLTRSRTGWQMPEGWVQVLASAWNYKLKTEMVVQVTDGDGTLSSLLANEAAMARAATDLTQEARARGYHGVNLDFEGLGYQDSGAQLQIVQDRFTRFVGLLSRELKAAGLDLTLTLHAPNSVYKGYDYKALGSLADRIIIMAYDYGSTPEPVSLVEEAVTMARAAVPSSKLVLGISAPTETAASILGKVGIAKRYNLGGIALWRLGLVSDTMWEALRTTVVPRRAPAKTTSPAETWTD from the coding sequence TTGAAACGACTACTCTTGATTACCCTTATTGTTATGGCTACGCTGGCAGCCGGTTTCCCGCTGCCGGCTTTGGCGCAAGAACCGGGGGGACAAATTCCAGTACTGGTGGATGGCCTGCCAGTAACCTTTGATGTACCGCCGGTCATCCAGGAGGAGCGCACCCTGGTGCCCTTTCGCGCCGTAGCCGCAGCGTTGAACGTGCAGGTGAATTGGGACGGCAATACGCGCACGGTAAGTGCTACGGACGGGAAAAACGCTATCCGGCTCCAGGTCGGCAACCAGACCGCTTACCGCAATAATTCTCCTATCCTTCTTGATGTGGCGCCGCAAATTATTAGCGGCAGAACATTGATCCCGCTACGGTTCTTCAGTGAAGCCTTTGGCTGCCAGGTGAATTGGGATGACGCCATCAACGGTGTTAGGATTACCTCCCCGCCCAAAGAGATGGCCGTCATTGGCTTCTATGCTCTTGGTGATCCCAAAACCGGTACCAGCAGTTGGACCGACCTCTTTGGTAAGCCCTACCCGGAAACTGCCGTTGGGAATACGGACGTGGTAAGGGAACTGGCATTAGGCTGGTATAGTGTGGATAAGGATGGCAACCTCCTCACCCGGAGCAGGACTGGCTGGCAAATGCCGGAAGGCTGGGTACAGGTGCTGGCATCGGCCTGGAACTATAAATTAAAGACGGAAATGGTAGTCCAGGTCACCGACGGCGATGGTACCCTTTCCTCCCTGCTGGCAAATGAGGCGGCCATGGCCAGGGCTGCCACTGATCTGACGCAAGAGGCCCGCGCCCGCGGGTATCACGGCGTTAACCTCGATTTTGAGGGCCTGGGTTATCAGGATAGCGGCGCCCAATTACAGATCGTCCAGGACCGGTTTACCAGGTTCGTGGGGCTGCTGTCCAGAGAGTTGAAGGCCGCCGGTCTTGACCTGACCCTGACCCTGCACGCCCCCAACAGCGTTTATAAGGGTTATGACTACAAAGCGCTGGGATCGCTTGCTGACCGGATTATCATTATGGCTTACGACTATGGTTCCACACCGGAGCCGGTAAGCCTTGTCGAGGAAGCAGTGACAATGGCCCGGGCGGCTGTTCCGTCATCAAAGCTGGTCCTGGGCATCTCCGCCCCTACCGAAACGGCGGCCAGCATCCTGGGCAAAGTGGGTATCGCTAAACGTTATAACCTGGGTGGCATAGCCCTCTGGCGGTTAGGTCTGGTCAGCGACACGATGTGGGAGGCGCTGCGGACTACCGTAGTTCCAAGGAGGGCACCGGCTAAAACCACCTCTCCTGCTGAAACCTGGACTGATTGA